A genomic region of Platichthys flesus chromosome 4, fPlaFle2.1, whole genome shotgun sequence contains the following coding sequences:
- the LOC133951326 gene encoding uncharacterized protein LOC133951326 isoform X2 — protein sequence MDHMAADTGPEQTMPSSGVGALEEEGRNGIGNRTETGEGRQKEYGKELTVDVEVEGTAVISMMDILREVKVQCGVVTDSRDAEGDLGGEAGGGRAGEAGGGRGEEAGGSQVRVCRLCIKPGHIFRECPDFKCFRCQKTGHYARECEERNAAAREEEERGEQMEEKDGESDDGRGAEEEAEGGNEEAERELEWRYLTAATVLRRTVMPCQTRGRLQEELRTL from the exons ATGGACCACATGGCAGCAGACACAGGACCGGAGCAGACAATGCCTAGCAGTGGAGTTGGAGCactggaggaagagggaaggaaTGGGATTGGGAATCGGACAGAAACGGGAGAAGGACGGCAGAAAGAGTACGGGAAAGAGCTGACCGTGGACGTTGAGGTGGAGGGAACAGCAGTGATTTCCATGATGGATATTCTGCGGGAAGTGAAAGTGCAATGTGGAGTG GTGACGGATAGTAGAGATGCAGAAGGAGATCtaggaggagaggctggaggagggagagcaggagaggctggaggaggtagaggagaagaggctggaggCTCACAG GTGCGGGTGTGCCGACTCTGCATCAAGCCAGGACACATCTTCAGGGAGTGCCCTGATTTCAAGTGCTTCAGGTGCCAGAAGACCGGGCATTATGCGCGGGAGTGTGAGGAACGAAACGCAGcggcgagagaggaggaggagagaggagaacagatggaggagaaagacggagagagcgaTGACGGAAGGGGAGCTGAAGAGGAGGCGGAAGGTGGGAACGAGGAAGCTGAAAGAGAACTGGAATGGCGGTATCTGACAGCGGCGACAGTGCTGAGAAGGACGGTGATGCCATGCCAGACTCGCGGtcgtctgcaggaggaactACGCACACTTTGA
- the LOC133951326 gene encoding uncharacterized protein LOC133951326 isoform X1 has translation MDHMAADTGPEQTMPSSGVGALEEEGRNGIGNRTETGEGRQKEYGKELTVDVEVEGTAVISMMDILREVKVQCGVVSGCRVRGKKNFEITMKDEVGKRKLLDGVRVKGALVHGREIVNNDMVVSFIDLPVYMEDATILRRLEEWGVRPISAIKRRKWPGTEIVDGTRFLKVRFNEQVTDSRDAEGDLGGEAGGGRAGEAGGGRGEEAGGSQVRVCRLCIKPGHIFRECPDFKCFRCQKTGHYARECEERNAAAREEEERGEQMEEKDGESDDGRGAEEEAEGGNEEAERELEWRYLTAATVLRRTVMPCQTRGRLQEELRTL, from the exons ATGGACCACATGGCAGCAGACACAGGACCGGAGCAGACAATGCCTAGCAGTGGAGTTGGAGCactggaggaagagggaaggaaTGGGATTGGGAATCGGACAGAAACGGGAGAAGGACGGCAGAAAGAGTACGGGAAAGAGCTGACCGTGGACGTTGAGGTGGAGGGAACAGCAGTGATTTCCATGATGGATATTCTGCGGGAAGTGAAAGTGCAATGTGGAGTGGTGAGCGGGTGCCgtgtgagagggaaaaaaaactttgaaattACCATGAAGGATGAGGTGGGAAAGCGCAAACTGCTGGATGGCGTGCGTGTAAAAGGAGCCTTAGTGCATGGCAGAGAGATTGTGAACAACGACATGGTGGTTTCTTTTATCGACTTACCTGTTTATATGGAAGATGCAACAATACTGCGAAGGCTGGAGGAGTGGGGTGTACGGCCAATATCTGCTATCAAACGGCGCAAGTGGCCGGGGACGGAGATTGTGGACGGGACAAGATTTTTAAAAGTCCGCTTCAATGAGCAG GTGACGGATAGTAGAGATGCAGAAGGAGATCtaggaggagaggctggaggagggagagcaggagaggctggaggaggtagaggagaagaggctggaggCTCACAG GTGCGGGTGTGCCGACTCTGCATCAAGCCAGGACACATCTTCAGGGAGTGCCCTGATTTCAAGTGCTTCAGGTGCCAGAAGACCGGGCATTATGCGCGGGAGTGTGAGGAACGAAACGCAGcggcgagagaggaggaggagagaggagaacagatggaggagaaagacggagagagcgaTGACGGAAGGGGAGCTGAAGAGGAGGCGGAAGGTGGGAACGAGGAAGCTGAAAGAGAACTGGAATGGCGGTATCTGACAGCGGCGACAGTGCTGAGAAGGACGGTGATGCCATGCCAGACTCGCGGtcgtctgcaggaggaactACGCACACTTTGA